The following coding sequences lie in one Pseudarthrobacter phenanthrenivorans Sphe3 genomic window:
- a CDS encoding PhoH family protein, giving the protein MATSEQLPEVLFDQGRKATSRATRATSQAGAAAEAAAGFAVSGREADINTFVIDTSVLLSDPRALLRFAEHEVIVPVVVITELEAKRHDPELGYFARKALRLLDDLRVKHGGLNQPIPIGDDGGSLMVELNHISSEVLPLGFRSGDNDSRILAVAKNLANEGRNVTVVSKDLPMRVKASSMGLTADEYRNELVKDSGWTGVGEVEASEEEISTLYGHEPVFIPAAAEMPVNTGLVLLSNRGSALGRVGSDKQVRLVKGDRDVFGLHGRSAEQRLAIDMLMDPAVGIVSIGGRAGTGKSALALCAGLEAVLERREHRKVIVFRPLYAVGGQELGYLPGSESEKMNPWAQAVFDTLGALVSQEVVEEVMDRGMLEVMPLTHIRGRSLHDAFVIVDEAQSLEKNVLLTVMSRIGQNSKIVLTHDVAQRDNLRVGRHDGIAAVVETLKGHPLFGHITLTRSERSPIAALVTELLEG; this is encoded by the coding sequence GTGGCTACTTCTGAACAACTGCCCGAGGTCCTTTTCGACCAGGGACGGAAAGCTACCTCTCGCGCCACGCGAGCCACCTCACAAGCCGGTGCGGCAGCTGAAGCTGCGGCCGGTTTTGCTGTCTCCGGAAGGGAAGCCGACATTAACACCTTCGTCATCGACACCTCGGTCCTGCTGTCCGACCCCCGGGCGCTGCTCCGCTTTGCCGAACATGAAGTCATCGTTCCGGTCGTGGTCATCACGGAGCTGGAAGCCAAACGGCATGACCCCGAGCTCGGCTACTTCGCGCGGAAGGCACTTCGGCTCCTGGACGACCTTCGGGTCAAGCACGGCGGCCTCAACCAGCCCATCCCCATCGGCGACGACGGCGGCTCCCTGATGGTGGAGCTCAACCACATCTCCTCGGAGGTGCTGCCACTGGGTTTCCGCAGCGGGGACAACGACAGCCGGATCCTGGCCGTGGCCAAAAACCTGGCCAACGAGGGCCGGAACGTGACCGTGGTGTCCAAAGACCTGCCGATGCGGGTCAAGGCCTCGTCCATGGGACTCACGGCCGACGAGTACCGCAACGAACTGGTCAAGGACTCGGGCTGGACCGGCGTTGGCGAAGTCGAAGCCAGCGAGGAGGAAATCTCCACGCTGTATGGCCACGAGCCGGTCTTCATTCCCGCGGCGGCCGAGATGCCGGTCAACACCGGCCTGGTCCTGCTCTCCAACCGAGGTTCGGCCTTGGGCCGGGTGGGATCGGACAAGCAGGTCCGCCTGGTCAAGGGCGACCGTGACGTATTCGGCCTGCACGGACGATCCGCTGAGCAGCGGCTGGCCATCGACATGCTGATGGATCCCGCCGTCGGCATCGTTTCCATCGGCGGGCGCGCCGGCACCGGCAAGTCAGCCCTTGCCCTGTGCGCCGGCCTCGAAGCGGTTTTGGAGCGGCGGGAGCACCGCAAAGTGATTGTCTTCCGTCCCCTGTACGCGGTAGGGGGCCAGGAACTGGGCTACCTGCCCGGCTCCGAGTCCGAGAAAATGAACCCGTGGGCGCAGGCAGTTTTCGACACGCTTGGCGCGCTCGTCAGCCAGGAGGTAGTGGAAGAGGTCATGGACCGGGGCATGCTCGAGGTCATGCCCCTCACCCACATCCGCGGCCGCTCCCTCCATGACGCCTTCGTGATCGTTGACGAGGCCCAGTCGCTCGAGAAAAACGTCCTCCTGACCGTCATGAGCCGCATCGGCCAGAACTCGAAGATCGTCCTGACCCACGACGTCGCCCAGCGCGACAACCTCCGCGTCGGGCGCCACGACGGAATCGCCGCCGTCGTCGAAACCCTCAAGGGACACCCGCTCTTCGGCCACATCACCTTGACCCGCTCCGAAAGGTCCCCGATCGCAGCCCTTGTCACAGAACTGCTCGAAGGCTAG
- a CDS encoding GNAT family N-acetyltransferase yields MTTLSSVWPPFGLTLATPRLELRPVRDDDLPALVEAASTGIHEAGRNPFSTAWAEAPLEELGPRMAQWHWRCRAECSPESWTLLLGIWHGNELIGCQDLGAKHFATLKTVSTGSWLKQSMQGRGLGKEMRAAVVLYAFDWLGAEVAESEAASWNEASLGVSRSLGYELNGTTRKAWGTQAETVQYVRLTPDSFKRPDWTLQVGGHEAAANFLKVT; encoded by the coding sequence ATGACTACGCTGAGCTCCGTTTGGCCACCCTTCGGCCTGACCCTGGCCACGCCACGGCTTGAACTCCGGCCCGTCCGGGATGATGACCTCCCGGCTCTGGTGGAGGCGGCCAGCACCGGCATTCACGAGGCCGGCAGGAACCCGTTCAGTACGGCATGGGCGGAAGCTCCGCTGGAAGAACTGGGCCCCAGGATGGCGCAGTGGCACTGGCGCTGCCGCGCCGAATGCAGCCCGGAATCCTGGACACTCCTCCTTGGCATCTGGCACGGGAACGAGTTGATCGGCTGCCAGGACCTCGGTGCCAAGCACTTCGCCACACTGAAGACCGTGAGCACGGGATCGTGGCTCAAGCAGTCCATGCAGGGGCGCGGCCTCGGCAAGGAGATGCGTGCCGCCGTCGTGCTCTATGCCTTCGACTGGCTGGGCGCGGAGGTCGCCGAGTCCGAAGCCGCCAGCTGGAACGAAGCCTCCCTCGGCGTCTCCCGCTCCCTCGGCTACGAGCTCAACGGCACCACCCGCAAAGCCTGGGGCACCCAGGCTGAGACCGTTCAGTATGTCCGCCTAACACCGGACTCCTTCAAACGCCCCGACTGGACACTCCAGGTAGGGGGCCATGAGGCTGCAGCGAACTTCCTCAAGGTGACCTGA
- a CDS encoding prepilin peptidase — MIQRLVELWQGAPLAFWLVLVACAYFAVMAVRLTVIDVRHHLLPNRIVFPSYAIAGVLLLAAAGFADGTTRPGGSSSFMSMLNLGIPRVLAGAAVLWLFYFILRAVYPPGMGFGDVKLAGVLGMYLGFLGWGHVFAGTFLAFLLGGLWSIVILAARRGTLKSSIPFGPFMLAGTAAAMLLPA; from the coding sequence GTGATCCAACGACTTGTCGAACTGTGGCAGGGCGCGCCGCTGGCCTTCTGGCTGGTGCTGGTGGCCTGTGCCTATTTTGCCGTGATGGCCGTCCGGCTCACGGTCATCGACGTCCGGCATCACCTCCTGCCCAACCGCATCGTGTTCCCGTCCTACGCCATTGCCGGTGTCCTCCTTCTTGCGGCAGCCGGATTCGCGGATGGCACCACCCGCCCGGGTGGCAGCAGTTCCTTCATGTCGATGCTCAACCTGGGAATCCCCAGGGTGCTGGCCGGCGCCGCCGTCCTCTGGCTCTTCTACTTCATCCTCCGCGCCGTCTACCCGCCCGGCATGGGTTTCGGCGACGTGAAGCTTGCAGGAGTCCTGGGAATGTACCTCGGCTTCCTGGGCTGGGGCCACGTATTTGCGGGAACCTTCCTCGCTTTCCTCCTGGGCGGCCTGTGGTCCATCGTGATCCTTGCGGCCCGCCGGGGGACGCTCAAGTCCTCCATTCCATTCGGTCCGTTCATGTTGGCCGGCACCGCTGCCGCCATGCTTCTGCCGGCCTGA
- a CDS encoding class II fumarate hydratase — translation MTSTEEFRIEHDTMGEVRVPVNALYRAQTQRAVENFPISGKTLERAHIEALARVKKAAAQANAELGVLDGELAKAIADAADEVAAGKYDGDFPIDVFQTGSGTSSNMNTNEVIAELATRALKAAGSDKVVHPNDHVNASQSSNDVFPTSVHVAATSALINDLIPALGYLAESLERKAVEFKDVVKSGRTHLMDATPVTLGQEFGGYAAQVRYGVERINASLPRVAEVPLGGTAVGTGINTPAGFPERVIELLATDTGLPLTEARDHFEAQANRDGLIEASSQLRNIAISFMKINNDLRWMGSGPNTGLGEIAIPDLQPGSSIMPGKVNPVICEASIMVAAQVIGNDTAIAWSGTNGAFELNVGIPVMASNLLESIRLLANTSRVMADKMIDGITANVERARFLAEASPSIVTPLNKYIGYENAAKIAKTAVAEGLTVRQATEKLGFVGEGEGKVSEADLDKALDVTTMTAPAHKAQ, via the coding sequence ATGACTTCCACTGAAGAGTTCCGCATTGAACATGACACGATGGGCGAAGTCCGCGTCCCCGTGAACGCACTGTACCGCGCGCAGACGCAGCGGGCAGTGGAGAACTTCCCGATTTCCGGCAAGACCCTGGAACGCGCCCACATTGAGGCGCTGGCCCGGGTCAAGAAGGCTGCCGCCCAGGCCAACGCTGAACTGGGTGTGCTCGACGGCGAGCTGGCCAAGGCGATCGCGGACGCAGCTGACGAGGTGGCCGCCGGCAAGTACGACGGCGACTTCCCCATCGACGTTTTCCAGACCGGCTCCGGCACTTCCTCGAACATGAACACCAACGAGGTCATCGCCGAGCTGGCCACGCGCGCCCTGAAGGCTGCCGGAAGCGACAAGGTTGTCCACCCGAACGACCACGTCAACGCCTCACAGTCCTCCAACGACGTGTTCCCCACCTCCGTGCACGTCGCAGCCACCTCCGCCCTGATCAACGACCTCATTCCGGCCCTCGGCTACCTTGCCGAATCCCTGGAGCGCAAGGCCGTTGAATTCAAGGACGTGGTCAAGTCCGGCCGCACGCACCTGATGGACGCCACCCCCGTGACCCTGGGCCAGGAGTTCGGCGGCTACGCGGCGCAGGTCCGCTACGGCGTCGAGCGCATCAACGCCTCCCTCCCCCGCGTGGCTGAGGTTCCCCTTGGCGGCACCGCCGTGGGCACCGGCATCAACACCCCGGCAGGTTTCCCGGAGCGCGTGATCGAGCTGCTTGCAACGGACACCGGGCTCCCCCTGACGGAGGCCCGCGACCACTTCGAGGCGCAGGCCAACCGCGACGGCCTGATCGAGGCTTCCAGCCAGCTGCGCAACATCGCCATCTCCTTCATGAAGATCAACAACGATCTCCGCTGGATGGGATCTGGCCCCAACACGGGCCTGGGCGAAATCGCCATCCCCGACCTGCAGCCCGGTTCCTCGATCATGCCCGGCAAGGTCAACCCGGTCATCTGCGAAGCCTCCATCATGGTGGCCGCACAGGTCATCGGCAACGACACCGCCATCGCCTGGTCCGGTACCAACGGCGCCTTCGAGCTGAACGTGGGCATCCCGGTCATGGCCTCCAACCTGCTGGAATCCATCCGCCTGCTGGCCAACACCAGCCGCGTCATGGCCGACAAGATGATCGACGGCATCACCGCCAACGTGGAGCGTGCACGCTTCCTCGCCGAGGCGTCACCGTCCATCGTGACCCCGCTGAACAAGTACATCGGCTACGAGAACGCCGCCAAGATCGCCAAGACGGCCGTGGCCGAGGGCCTGACCGTCCGCCAGGCCACCGAGAAGCTTGGCTTCGTTGGTGAAGGCGAAGGCAAGGTTTCCGAGGCCGACCTCGACAAGGCCCTGGACGTCACCACCATGACTGCCCCGGCCCACAAGGCCCAGTAA
- a CDS encoding carbonic anhydrase, protein MATYLTPALAWRRLREGNERFVNGETSHPNQDASRRSSLVENQHPFAVIFGCSDSRLAAEIIFDVGLGDVFVVRTAGQVIDDAVLGSLEYSVAVLGVPLIVILGHDSCGAVSATKSAVETGEMPAGFIRDLVERITPSVLTSLRNDENDVNDMVVEHVKQTSQRLADSSRVISDAIESGRTAVIGLSYSLQEGRANLVSGIGEL, encoded by the coding sequence GTGGCTACCTACCTGACTCCTGCACTCGCCTGGCGCCGCCTGCGCGAAGGCAATGAACGCTTTGTCAATGGCGAAACCTCGCACCCCAACCAGGATGCGTCCAGAAGGTCGTCCCTGGTGGAAAACCAGCACCCCTTCGCGGTGATCTTTGGTTGCTCGGACTCGCGGCTCGCCGCAGAGATCATCTTCGACGTCGGGCTCGGCGACGTCTTCGTCGTCAGGACGGCAGGGCAGGTTATTGATGACGCCGTCCTGGGCTCGCTGGAGTACAGCGTGGCAGTGCTGGGCGTGCCCTTGATCGTCATCCTGGGACATGACAGCTGCGGAGCCGTCAGCGCCACGAAGTCCGCAGTGGAAACCGGAGAGATGCCGGCAGGTTTCATCCGGGACCTGGTGGAGCGGATCACGCCCTCGGTCCTCACGTCCCTGCGCAACGACGAGAACGACGTCAACGACATGGTGGTGGAACACGTGAAGCAGACGTCGCAGCGGCTGGCGGACAGCTCCCGTGTGATTTCGGACGCAATCGAATCCGGTCGCACGGCGGTGATCGGCCTTTCGTACAGCCTCCAAGAGGGCCGCGCCAACCTTGTTTCCGGAATCGGCGAGCTCTAG
- a CDS encoding DUF4245 domain-containing protein, whose product MQEKTSPSPEPAGSEGSSGSGAAAGNGPVKPVIPAAAAKRANASAIGMIIALVVSIAAFLPILLMNPLPKSDGYRPDIDVAATARNATDVAGFTPVAPDTGSTFRPNYARWESGTGSGVPTWEVGYLTPRESFIALVQTRSANPTWLLQQTRNAPVTGSRNAGGQEWELRDTGKGEKALVLDYRGTTVVLSGEAQLEEFAALADAVVKSLEANPAVTVSPSAPAAS is encoded by the coding sequence ATGCAGGAGAAGACCAGTCCCAGCCCCGAACCGGCCGGATCCGAAGGCAGCAGCGGGTCCGGCGCAGCGGCAGGAAATGGGCCCGTCAAGCCTGTCATTCCGGCTGCCGCAGCCAAGCGCGCCAACGCCTCGGCGATAGGAATGATCATCGCCCTGGTGGTGAGCATTGCCGCGTTCCTGCCCATCCTCCTCATGAACCCGCTGCCCAAAAGCGATGGCTACCGGCCGGACATCGACGTTGCGGCAACGGCCCGGAACGCAACGGATGTGGCAGGATTCACACCTGTGGCGCCGGACACCGGCAGCACGTTCCGCCCCAACTACGCCCGGTGGGAATCCGGTACCGGAAGCGGCGTCCCCACCTGGGAAGTGGGCTACCTGACGCCCAGGGAGTCCTTCATCGCCCTGGTCCAGACGCGGAGCGCAAACCCGACCTGGCTGTTGCAGCAGACACGCAATGCACCCGTCACCGGTTCCCGCAACGCCGGCGGCCAGGAGTGGGAGCTGCGCGATACCGGAAAGGGCGAAAAAGCCCTGGTCCTGGACTACCGCGGCACCACGGTGGTCCTGTCGGGAGAAGCGCAACTGGAGGAATTCGCCGCACTGGCAGACGCCGTCGTCAAGTCCCTGGAAGCCAACCCGGCTGTCACAGTTTCACCCTCCGCGCCCGCAGCATCGTAA
- the glpX gene encoding class II fructose-bisphosphatase: MTQKYSTISPSLAVGNDEPDRNLALELVRVTEAAAIAGGHWVGFGDKNTADGAAVDAMRSFLQTVHFNGVVVIGEGEKDEAPMLFNGERVGDGTGPECDVAVDPIDGTRLTALGINNALAVLAVAERGSMFDPSAVFYMEKLVTGPEAADMVDLRLPVKQNLHLIAKAKGVKVNQLNVMILDRDRHKPLVEEIRQAGARTKFIMDGDVAGAIAAARSGTGVDALMGIGGTPEGIVAACAIKSLGGVIQGRLWPTSDEEKQKAIDAGHDLERVLSTNDLVSSDNCYFAATGITDGDLLKGVRYSKDKVLTQSIVMRSKSGTIRFVDGEHRADKWEGYARKS, from the coding sequence ATGACCCAGAAGTACTCCACGATCTCCCCGTCCCTGGCGGTGGGCAACGACGAGCCGGACCGCAACCTCGCCCTCGAGCTTGTCCGGGTTACCGAGGCGGCTGCAATCGCCGGCGGCCACTGGGTTGGTTTCGGCGACAAGAACACCGCCGACGGCGCCGCTGTGGATGCCATGCGCTCCTTCCTGCAGACCGTCCACTTCAACGGCGTTGTGGTCATCGGCGAAGGTGAAAAAGACGAAGCCCCCATGCTGTTCAACGGCGAACGCGTTGGCGACGGCACCGGCCCCGAATGCGACGTCGCCGTAGACCCGATTGACGGAACGCGGCTGACGGCGCTCGGCATCAACAACGCTCTCGCCGTCCTCGCCGTGGCTGAGCGGGGCTCGATGTTCGACCCCTCCGCCGTGTTCTACATGGAGAAGCTCGTCACCGGTCCGGAAGCCGCGGACATGGTGGACCTTCGCCTCCCGGTCAAGCAGAACCTGCACCTGATTGCCAAGGCGAAGGGCGTCAAGGTCAACCAGCTCAACGTCATGATCCTTGACCGCGACCGCCACAAGCCGCTGGTGGAGGAAATCCGTCAAGCCGGTGCCCGCACCAAGTTCATCATGGACGGCGACGTCGCCGGTGCCATCGCTGCAGCACGGTCCGGTACAGGTGTTGATGCGCTGATGGGTATCGGCGGCACCCCCGAGGGCATCGTTGCAGCCTGCGCCATCAAGTCCCTGGGCGGTGTTATCCAGGGCCGCCTCTGGCCCACCAGCGACGAAGAGAAGCAGAAGGCCATCGACGCCGGCCACGACCTCGAGCGGGTCCTCTCCACCAACGACCTCGTCTCCAGCGACAACTGCTACTTTGCGGCCACGGGTATCACCGACGGTGACCTGCTGAAGGGCGTGCGGTACTCCAAGGACAAGGTCCTCACCCAGTCCATCGTGATGCGTTCCAAGTCCGGCACCATCCGGTTCGTGGACGGCGAGCACCGCGCCGACAAGTGGGAAGGCTACGCCCGCAAGAGCTGA